Proteins from a genomic interval of Chryseobacterium indologenes:
- a CDS encoding TetR/AcrR family transcriptional regulator, giving the protein MERKSAGGSIRNRERSKKKFLDAVGKILKTKGYTGLKINHIAATAGVDKKMIYKYFGGLDDLLDEYVRSQDYWSKVTAEEIGKMQPRTDDGGKSFMHDMLHNQFDYLYQNIEAQKLLLWRLSEPRKSLKKMTDIQEENGEYVFKIMNGSDFGKHSDDIRSIMAIMVSGLYYLNLYAAMNGSIFCGIDVDTPEGRNKIKKALSFLLNQTYENLQKSD; this is encoded by the coding sequence ATGGAAAGAAAATCAGCAGGAGGCAGTATTCGCAACAGAGAGCGCAGCAAAAAGAAATTTTTGGATGCAGTCGGAAAGATCTTAAAAACGAAGGGATATACAGGATTAAAGATAAACCACATCGCAGCTACCGCCGGAGTAGATAAAAAAATGATCTATAAATATTTTGGCGGATTAGATGATTTGCTGGACGAATATGTGCGTTCTCAGGATTACTGGAGTAAGGTGACTGCCGAGGAAATCGGAAAAATGCAACCGAGAACAGATGACGGAGGAAAATCATTTATGCATGATATGCTGCACAATCAGTTTGATTATCTCTATCAGAATATAGAAGCCCAAAAGCTTTTGCTGTGGCGTTTATCCGAGCCACGGAAATCCTTGAAGAAAATGACTGATATCCAGGAAGAAAACGGGGAATATGTTTTTAAAATTATGAATGGCTCTGATTTCGGGAAACATTCTGATGACATCCGCTCGATAATGGCCATAATGGTTTCCGGATTGTACTATCTGAATTTATACGCTGCGATGAACGGCAGCATTTTTTGCGGAATCGATGTTGATACTCCTGAAGGACGTAATAAAATAAAAAAGGCATTATCCTTTTTATTAAATCAGACCTATGAAAATTTACAAAAATCAGACTAA
- a CDS encoding DUF3606 domain-containing protein translates to MSDDLNKKRPQDASKINIHEVWEVQYWTRTLGVTEEQLKRAVQAVGTSVADVRRYLGK, encoded by the coding sequence ATGAGTGACGATTTAAACAAAAAAAGACCACAGGATGCCTCTAAAATAAATATTCATGAGGTGTGGGAAGTCCAATACTGGACCAGAACATTAGGAGTTACCGAAGAGCAATTGAAAAGGGCTGTTCAAGCTGTTGGAACATCAGTCGCAGATGTTAGAAGATATCTCGGTAAATAG
- a CDS encoding glucose-6-phosphate dehydrogenase, whose protein sequence is MNENRILQPTTIIIFGATGDLAKRKLFPAFYNLYIDGRMPKGFNIIALGRAENTDENFRNYVKENLEDFSRKKVTSEDWAGFQAHITYFQHQLDEEQSYKDLYQKLKDFDTVYGMRANRLFYLSIGPNFISTISNHIKNTSLASDSKKDRIIIEKPFGHNKQSAVELNSLLAETFEEEQIYRIDHYLGKETVQNILAFRFGNSIFEPLWDHKYIESVQITVAEEVGVETRGAFYEQTGALKDMIQNHLLQILCMVAMEPPASLKSGEIRDRKVDVLKAIRRISSDQVDHYAVRGQYGRSIIDGTEVKGYRQENGIASDSNTETFAAIKFYLDNDRWQDVPFYVRTGKKMKEKHSYITIQFKPLPHSTFSDTPHHLSANRLIINIQPMMDIRLLFMAKKPGLAMDLKPVEMIFDNFACQEDTPEAYETLLQDALLGDLTLFMRSDQVEEAWDVVTTIQEAWENNKDSSFPNYKAGSWGPEDSNTLVERQGHNWV, encoded by the coding sequence ATGAACGAGAATAGAATTTTGCAGCCCACTACAATCATTATTTTTGGTGCTACAGGAGATTTGGCCAAAAGAAAACTTTTTCCGGCATTTTATAATTTATATATAGATGGAAGGATGCCCAAAGGCTTTAATATTATTGCCCTGGGAAGAGCCGAAAATACAGACGAAAATTTCAGAAATTACGTTAAAGAAAATCTGGAAGATTTTTCAAGAAAGAAGGTAACCTCCGAAGACTGGGCAGGTTTTCAGGCTCATATTACCTACTTTCAGCACCAGCTGGATGAAGAACAGTCTTATAAAGATTTATATCAGAAATTAAAGGATTTCGATACCGTTTATGGAATGAGAGCCAATCGATTGTTCTATTTGTCAATCGGGCCCAACTTTATTTCCACGATTTCCAATCACATCAAAAATACTTCATTAGCCTCAGATTCAAAAAAAGACAGAATCATTATCGAAAAACCTTTCGGGCACAACAAGCAATCTGCCGTTGAGCTGAACAGTCTTCTGGCAGAAACATTTGAAGAAGAACAAATCTACCGTATCGATCATTATCTGGGGAAAGAAACCGTACAGAATATACTCGCTTTCAGATTTGGAAATTCTATTTTTGAGCCGCTTTGGGATCATAAATATATAGAATCGGTGCAGATTACGGTGGCAGAAGAAGTAGGTGTTGAAACAAGAGGCGCTTTCTACGAACAAACCGGAGCCCTGAAAGATATGATTCAAAATCACCTGTTGCAGATTCTGTGCATGGTGGCTATGGAACCTCCGGCTTCTTTAAAATCCGGTGAAATCAGAGATCGTAAAGTGGATGTCTTAAAAGCAATTCGCAGAATTTCTTCCGATCAGGTTGATCATTACGCTGTAAGAGGCCAATATGGGAGAAGTATTATCGACGGAACCGAAGTAAAAGGATATCGCCAGGAAAATGGAATTGCTTCTGATTCAAACACAGAAACATTTGCTGCTATAAAATTTTATCTGGACAACGACAGATGGCAGGATGTGCCTTTTTACGTTCGTACCGGAAAGAAAATGAAAGAAAAACATTCCTATATTACCATTCAGTTTAAACCGCTGCCTCATTCAACATTTTCAGATACTCCACATCATTTATCCGCCAACAGGTTAATCATTAACATCCAGCCCATGATGGATATCAGGCTTCTGTTTATGGCCAAGAAGCCAGGACTTGCCATGGATCTGAAACCTGTGGAAATGATTTTTGATAATTTTGCCTGTCAGGAAGATACTCCTGAAGCTTATGAAACTTTATTACAGGATGCATTACTTGGTGACCTTACCTTATTTATGCGTTCTGACCAGGTGGAAGAGGCATGGGACGTTGTCACCACTATCCAGGAAGCCTGGGAAAATAATAAAGACTCATCATTTCCCAATTATAAAGCTGGAAGCTGGGGCCCGGAAGACAGCAATACACTGGTTGAAAGACAAGGGCATAACTGGGTGTAA
- a CDS encoding HAMP domain-containing histidine kinase: MEIKKLNIIITLGFVAIIGILIAQLLWARQAYTLEDQKFNQKVNIALMEVVEKLSGKENSFTENPVQNIANDYYLVSINKEIHPTVLEYYLKTSFNRFQIHTDYVYALYNCHNDKMIYGKYISSAQESSKTKVIRFPKHKNLVYYFSIRFPDKNTYLISSLRFWYVLTFALIIILLVYVYSIYTIIQQKKFSELQRDFINNMTHEFKTPLSSILLASESLNKQSAVQENTKLQTYTSIIINQSLKLNSHIEKILNIAKNDASGLSLKLQKITLLPFLQHIAESVKQKNENVSIEIAIDPGIFITADEFHFSNIIYNLLDNSVKYCEIQPEIMISSHKTTKGIYLSFKDNGMGIPAKNIPHIFDKFYRVNTVKSDEINGFGLGLFYVKKIVQQHNWKISVENNPDGGITTTLFIPF; encoded by the coding sequence ATGGAAATAAAGAAACTTAATATCATCATCACCCTGGGTTTTGTGGCTATTATCGGTATTTTAATAGCTCAACTTCTCTGGGCCCGGCAAGCCTATACGCTTGAAGATCAGAAGTTCAACCAGAAAGTAAATATTGCGTTGATGGAGGTGGTAGAAAAATTGTCAGGTAAAGAAAATTCCTTTACCGAAAATCCGGTACAGAATATTGCCAACGATTATTACCTTGTCAGCATCAATAAAGAAATTCATCCTACCGTCCTGGAATATTATTTGAAAACATCATTCAACCGTTTTCAGATCCATACCGATTACGTGTATGCTTTATATAACTGCCATAATGATAAGATGATCTACGGAAAATACATCTCTTCTGCCCAGGAAAGTTCTAAAACCAAAGTAATCCGCTTTCCGAAACATAAAAATCTGGTGTACTATTTTTCGATCCGTTTTCCTGATAAAAACACTTATCTGATCAGCTCTCTCCGGTTCTGGTATGTTCTTACGTTTGCCCTTATCATTATTTTGCTGGTCTATGTATATTCTATTTATACAATTATCCAGCAAAAGAAATTTTCTGAGCTTCAGCGCGATTTTATCAATAATATGACGCATGAGTTTAAAACGCCGTTGTCATCCATCCTGCTGGCCTCGGAATCTCTTAACAAACAATCTGCCGTGCAGGAAAATACGAAACTGCAAACCTATACTTCGATCATCATCAATCAGAGCCTGAAATTGAACAGCCATATCGAAAAAATACTCAATATTGCTAAAAATGATGCTTCAGGACTTTCTTTAAAACTACAAAAAATCACGTTACTTCCTTTTTTGCAGCATATTGCGGAATCTGTAAAGCAGAAAAATGAAAATGTGAGTATTGAAATAGCTATTGACCCCGGTATTTTCATTACTGCTGATGAATTTCATTTCAGCAATATCATCTACAATCTTCTGGATAATTCCGTTAAATACTGCGAGATTCAACCTGAAATCATGATTTCGTCACATAAAACGACCAAAGGCATTTATCTATCCTTTAAAGATAACGGAATGGGGATTCCTGCTAAAAATATTCCTCATATCTTTGATAAATTTTACCGAGTAAATACAGTGAAAAGTGACGAGATTAACGGTTTTGGATTGGGCCTTTTTTATGTAAAAAAGATTGTTCAGCAGCACAACTGGAAAATTTCCGTTGAAAATAATCCGGATGGAGGAATTACGACCACGCTTTTCATTCCTTTTTAA
- a CDS encoding DUF1573 domain-containing protein, whose amino-acid sequence MKNLKITALLAVLAFSPFYANVIADGGVSVVNLLADAIKWNKESIDVGTIPQGKPKLIRFEFTNTGSKPIVIQNVAPSCGCTTADYTKTPIQPGKKGFVEASFNAAAAGPFMKTVNVTTSESKTPKTLSFKGVVK is encoded by the coding sequence ATGAAAAATTTAAAAATCACTGCACTTCTTGCTGTCTTGGCCTTTTCTCCTTTTTATGCAAATGTTATCGCTGACGGAGGAGTTTCTGTTGTTAACCTATTGGCTGATGCCATCAAATGGAATAAAGAATCTATCGATGTAGGAACAATTCCTCAGGGAAAACCGAAATTAATCAGATTTGAATTTACCAATACCGGTTCAAAACCCATTGTTATTCAAAATGTAGCACCTTCTTGCGGATGTACCACAGCAGACTACACAAAAACTCCGATCCAGCCGGGGAAAAAAGGATTTGTAGAAGCAAGTTTTAATGCAGCCGCGGCAGGACCATTTATGAAAACTGTAAATGTTACGACAAGCGAAAGCAAAACACCTAAAACACTTTCATTCAAAGGAGTGGTAAAATAA
- a CDS encoding TetR/AcrR family transcriptional regulator, whose translation MERKSAAGSVRNKERSKKKFLDAVGKILKTKGYTALKINDIAATAGVDKKMIYTYFGGMDGLMDEYIRSQDFWSKMTAEEVEKINPIIDDAGKAFAKEMFLSQFEYVYKNKEAQKLLLWRLSEPRKELRKLTDLQEENGEYIFKRFADSHFKENENVFRSIMAIMVSGLYYLNMFSSVNGSLFCGIDVNKPEGRDQIKEAISFMLDHSYDKLEDKEKKKKE comes from the coding sequence ATGGAAAGAAAATCAGCAGCAGGTAGTGTTAGAAACAAAGAACGCAGTAAAAAAAAGTTTTTAGATGCAGTTGGAAAAATTCTGAAAACAAAGGGTTATACGGCATTAAAAATAAATGATATTGCGGCTACAGCCGGTGTAGATAAAAAAATGATCTATACTTATTTTGGCGGTATGGATGGGCTGATGGACGAATATATCCGTTCTCAGGATTTCTGGAGTAAAATGACTGCTGAAGAAGTCGAAAAGATAAACCCAATAATAGACGATGCGGGCAAAGCTTTTGCCAAAGAAATGTTTCTGTCACAATTTGAGTACGTGTACAAAAATAAAGAAGCTCAAAAACTCTTGTTATGGCGTTTATCTGAACCCCGGAAAGAACTGAGGAAACTAACTGATCTGCAGGAAGAGAACGGAGAATACATTTTTAAGCGATTTGCTGATTCTCATTTTAAAGAAAATGAAAATGTTTTTCGCTCTATAATGGCTATAATGGTTTCGGGGCTTTATTATCTGAACATGTTTTCTTCGGTGAATGGCAGTCTTTTTTGCGGTATAGACGTTAATAAACCTGAAGGTCGTGATCAGATCAAAGAAG
- the xth gene encoding exodeoxyribonuclease III: MKIATYNVNGINGRLPVLLRWLEEAQPDIVCLQELKAPQERFPITAINQAGYQAIWKGQKSWNGVAILAKDREIIEVQRSLPGDDDDVQSRYIEAIIDQIVICCFYVPNGNPYPGEKFDYKLAWIKRLQKRSQQFIDMELPAILIGDFNIIPNAEDVYKPERWENDALYRKEVRKAYRELIRKGWTDSIRNLFPEEKIYTFWDYLYKAYERNAGIRLDHILLSPLLKSRLKSGGVDKYVRGWEKSSDHAPVWIELNKK, from the coding sequence ATGAAAATTGCTACTTATAATGTGAACGGAATAAACGGCCGGCTGCCGGTCCTGCTTCGATGGTTAGAGGAAGCTCAACCCGATATTGTCTGTTTACAGGAATTAAAAGCTCCTCAGGAACGTTTCCCGATTACAGCCATAAATCAGGCCGGTTATCAGGCCATCTGGAAGGGACAGAAAAGTTGGAACGGTGTTGCCATACTGGCAAAAGATCGTGAAATCATTGAAGTGCAGCGTTCTTTACCCGGTGACGATGATGACGTGCAAAGCCGCTATATTGAAGCGATTATCGACCAGATTGTCATCTGTTGTTTTTATGTTCCCAATGGCAACCCGTATCCCGGTGAGAAGTTTGACTATAAACTGGCATGGATCAAGCGGCTGCAAAAACGCAGTCAGCAATTCATAGATATGGAACTTCCCGCCATTCTCATTGGTGATTTCAATATCATTCCAAATGCGGAAGATGTCTACAAACCGGAACGCTGGGAAAATGATGCCTTGTACCGGAAAGAAGTAAGAAAAGCCTATCGGGAGCTCATCAGGAAAGGCTGGACTGATTCCATCAGAAACCTGTTTCCCGAAGAAAAAATTTATACATTCTGGGACTACCTTTATAAAGCATACGAACGCAATGCGGGAATACGGCTGGATCATATCCTGTTGAGTCCCTTACTGAAATCAAGGCTAAAATCAGGAGGTGTCGACAAATATGTACGGGGATGGGAGAAAAGCAGTGACCATGCGCCGGTATGGATCGAATTAAATAAAAAATAG
- the pgl gene encoding 6-phosphogluconolactonase translates to MNITVFDDLDTLYKKAADTFVNLSKQSIQKHNRFAVALSGGSSPKAIFKLLATEEYAKQIEWNKVYFFWVDERWVPLHDDKSNFRMTDEALLKHVPADKDHIFPMYQDGILPEDYAKVYEKQIRKVLGEEGIFDFILLGMGDDGHTASLFPGEEVLQEKEKWVAAYYLKPQEMFRITLTAPLINKAENILAVAFGESKKHALNEILNGEYNPAVYPMQLIEKKDKFQFFTDEKARGESK, encoded by the coding sequence ATGAATATTACAGTATTTGATGATTTGGATACACTGTATAAAAAAGCAGCTGATACCTTTGTAAATCTTTCAAAACAATCTATTCAGAAACATAACCGATTTGCTGTAGCTTTAAGCGGAGGTTCTTCTCCCAAGGCTATTTTTAAATTGCTGGCTACAGAAGAATACGCAAAGCAAATTGAATGGAATAAGGTTTACTTTTTTTGGGTTGATGAGCGATGGGTGCCTTTACATGATGATAAAAGCAATTTCCGTATGACGGATGAAGCGCTGCTTAAGCACGTTCCTGCAGATAAAGATCATATTTTCCCCATGTATCAGGATGGTATTCTTCCCGAAGATTATGCTAAAGTATATGAAAAACAGATAAGAAAAGTTCTTGGTGAGGAAGGAATATTTGATTTTATCCTTTTAGGAATGGGGGATGACGGCCATACAGCATCCTTATTTCCCGGTGAAGAAGTTTTACAGGAGAAAGAAAAATGGGTAGCAGCTTATTATCTGAAGCCCCAGGAAATGTTCAGAATTACTTTAACCGCACCATTGATCAATAAAGCAGAAAATATTCTGGCAGTGGCATTTGGTGAATCTAAGAAACATGCCTTGAATGAAATCTTGAACGGGGAATATAATCCTGCAGTATATCCGATGCAACTTATTGAGAAAAAAGATAAATTTCAGTTTTTTACTGATGAAAAAGCGAGAGGCGAATCAAAATAA
- a CDS encoding Crp/Fnr family transcriptional regulator: protein MLLEKLLKEFNVHENLFSTEESRVFDQYFEQIQVPRNTFLVQEGEIEKYSYFIFKGIARCWTLNHKGEEQVFWFCKEGTFSMSNISFTLQQKSTFTVQTVVDSSIYRIDKEKTEQLYTALPNVKNVFGDLTAQLLNRLLQRNIDLIKYSPEQYYLQMIHEYGITLNYIPLKDIASYLGITPQALSRIRKRIF from the coding sequence ATGCTTTTAGAAAAACTCCTGAAGGAATTTAATGTACATGAAAACCTGTTCAGTACGGAAGAATCCAGAGTATTTGATCAATATTTTGAGCAGATACAGGTTCCGAGGAATACGTTTTTGGTTCAGGAAGGGGAAATAGAAAAATACAGCTATTTCATATTTAAAGGTATCGCCCGTTGCTGGACATTAAATCATAAGGGGGAAGAGCAGGTCTTCTGGTTTTGTAAAGAAGGGACCTTTTCCATGTCTAATATCTCATTTACCCTGCAGCAAAAATCAACCTTTACTGTACAAACTGTTGTAGACAGCAGTATCTACAGAATTGACAAAGAGAAAACAGAACAGTTATATACAGCCCTACCGAATGTAAAAAATGTATTTGGTGATTTAACTGCGCAGCTCCTGAACAGATTGCTACAAAGAAATATTGACCTGATTAAATATTCACCCGAACAGTATTACCTGCAGATGATACATGAGTATGGAATCACTTTAAATTATATTCCTTTAAAAGATATTGCATCCTATCTCGGGATTACACCACAGGCTTTAAGCAGAATCAGGAAACGTATTTTTTAA
- a CDS encoding GNAT family N-acetyltransferase produces MIREITTSDYPRLMEIWESAVVHTHDFLKEEDFTYYKQAIPGYFEHVILFGIEENNQLAGFIGVSEGNIEMLFIHNDFRGKGLGKKLIIYGVEYLGITQVDVNEQNIQAVGFYKHMKFKVLKRSELDGQGKSYPILHMTLSKD; encoded by the coding sequence ATGATTAGAGAGATTACAACATCAGACTACCCCCGTTTGATGGAAATATGGGAAAGTGCGGTTGTACATACCCATGATTTTCTGAAAGAAGAAGATTTTACGTATTACAAACAGGCCATTCCCGGTTATTTTGAACATGTTATCCTTTTCGGGATTGAAGAAAACAATCAGTTAGCCGGATTCATCGGTGTCAGTGAGGGAAATATTGAGATGTTATTTATTCACAATGACTTCCGGGGCAAAGGATTGGGTAAAAAACTGATTATCTATGGGGTGGAATATCTTGGAATCACTCAGGTGGATGTGAATGAACAAAATATTCAGGCTGTTGGATTTTATAAGCATATGAAATTTAAGGTTTTGAAAAGATCTGAACTGGATGGACAAGGAAAAAGCTATCCGATTTTGCATATGACGCTTAGCAAAGACTAA
- a CDS encoding prevent-host-death protein, which translates to MNYKLELNTQEPNSKIVFNTIIFDSFKINIVERYIGSAKSRPTLCEALFKVRTLDDQLVQRRDGNTRVKIKGDDFETYQGLSKTLNSYEYKNKLLSRKDADQDYVHFILRLVITNYDLN; encoded by the coding sequence ATGAACTACAAGCTTGAGCTCAATACTCAGGAGCCTAATTCTAAAATTGTTTTTAATACCATCATATTTGATTCTTTTAAAATTAATATCGTTGAAAGATACATTGGGTCTGCAAAATCCCGTCCTACATTGTGTGAGGCTCTGTTTAAAGTGAGAACTTTAGATGACCAGCTCGTTCAGAGAAGAGATGGAAATACGAGAGTAAAGATCAAAGGAGATGATTTTGAAACGTATCAGGGATTATCAAAAACCCTGAATTCTTATGAGTACAAAAACAAACTCCTTAGCAGAAAAGATGCTGATCAGGATTATGTTCACTTTATTTTGAGATTAGTTATTACCAATTACGATCTTAACTAG
- the gndA gene encoding NADP-dependent phosphogluconate dehydrogenase codes for MERYNYGMVGLGVMGRNLLYNIADNGFSIAGFDLDEEKVNELEEGATSTMKVKGIGSLEDFVAALESPRKIILMVPAGKPVDAVLENITPLLSKGDIVIDAGNSYFEDTNRRIADLGSKNLHFMGMGVSGGEKGARTGPSIMPGGDLEAFNLLQPMLEAIAAKVDNEACTAYMGKGSAGNYVKMVHNGIEYAIMQLISEAYDLLKRGAKLNNDQLYEVFREWNNGEMNSFLIEITRDIFQQKDTFTDQYLIDQILDKAGAKGTGKWTSEQAMEIGVSIPTIDIAVTSRILSAYKEERVQASQLYPKAEIATPENTDQFIKEVGDALYLATLISYAQGLALLVKASEEYNFEIPLKDVVKIWRGGCIIRSVLLEKFYTAYTKDPNLSNILLDADIAAIVKEKIGSLRKTAAFAVSSGVSGLGLQTALGYFDAYTTEYLPINLIQAQRDYFGAHTYQRLDREGVFHTSWQSVNQ; via the coding sequence ATGGAGAGATATAATTACGGAATGGTTGGCCTTGGAGTAATGGGGCGAAATCTTCTTTATAATATTGCCGATAATGGTTTTTCAATCGCAGGATTTGACCTCGACGAAGAAAAAGTAAACGAATTAGAAGAAGGCGCCACTTCAACAATGAAAGTAAAAGGTATAGGATCTTTAGAAGATTTTGTAGCTGCACTGGAAAGCCCAAGGAAAATTATTCTGATGGTTCCCGCCGGAAAGCCTGTAGATGCAGTACTCGAAAATATTACCCCGCTTTTAAGCAAAGGAGATATCGTAATTGATGCCGGTAATTCCTACTTTGAAGATACAAACAGACGTATTGCTGATCTGGGTTCAAAAAACCTGCACTTTATGGGAATGGGCGTTTCGGGAGGTGAAAAAGGAGCGAGAACAGGCCCAAGTATAATGCCCGGAGGTGATTTAGAAGCTTTCAACCTTCTACAACCAATGCTTGAAGCAATTGCTGCAAAAGTAGATAATGAAGCCTGTACAGCTTATATGGGGAAAGGTTCTGCCGGAAACTATGTGAAAATGGTACACAACGGAATCGAGTATGCAATCATGCAACTGATCAGTGAAGCCTACGATTTGCTGAAAAGAGGGGCGAAACTCAATAATGATCAATTGTATGAGGTTTTCAGAGAATGGAACAATGGAGAAATGAACTCGTTCCTGATTGAAATCACCAGAGATATTTTCCAGCAAAAAGATACATTCACAGATCAATATCTTATCGATCAGATTTTGGATAAGGCAGGGGCAAAGGGAACCGGAAAGTGGACTTCCGAGCAAGCCATGGAAATCGGAGTTTCCATTCCGACCATTGATATTGCCGTGACTTCAAGAATTTTATCAGCATATAAAGAGGAGAGGGTTCAGGCTTCTCAATTGTATCCTAAAGCAGAAATTGCAACCCCTGAAAATACAGACCAATTCATTAAAGAAGTAGGAGATGCCTTATATCTGGCTACGCTGATAAGCTATGCTCAGGGATTGGCCTTACTCGTGAAGGCTTCTGAAGAATATAACTTTGAGATTCCCTTAAAAGATGTAGTAAAAATCTGGAGAGGAGGTTGTATTATTCGTTCCGTCCTGTTAGAAAAGTTTTATACAGCTTATACCAAAGATCCGAATCTGTCTAATATTTTATTGGATGCTGATATTGCCGCGATAGTGAAAGAAAAAATAGGTTCCTTAAGAAAAACAGCTGCCTTTGCGGTTTCAAGCGGAGTTTCAGGTTTAGGACTTCAGACAGCTTTAGGGTATTTTGATGCGTATACCACAGAATATCTTCCTATCAATTTAATCCAGGCTCAGCGTGATTATTTCGGGGCACATACCTATCAGCGCCTTGACAGAGAGGGCGTTTTCCATACATCATGGCAGAGTGTAAATCAATAA